One Prevotella intermedia ATCC 25611 = DSM 20706 DNA window includes the following coding sequences:
- a CDS encoding fibronectin type III domain-containing protein → MMKKLLTLILCTIFFWNGFAQTNKTVWGKSEYKGKPWVENVSRPNTITDGLNGRHFSIWSSHGRYYDANKGVWKWQRPNLFGTTEDLYTQTIVIPYLFPMLENAGAVVVSPRERDWQKQEVIVDNDNPRANGKATYQEVNNKKKWGAAIGSGFAFHQGTYADSENPFVAGSARQIKSRKRNSKLSHISYQPIIPEDGNYAVYVSYKTVKKSVDDAEYIVFHKGQETRFHVNQQMGGGTWVYLGTFAFDKGCNIYNRVVLTNRSKRRGFVTADAVRFGGGMGNIVRGGQVSGLPRMLEGARYYTQWAGAPRNVVSKSNGTNDYNDDINTRSLYTNWLAGGSPYIPNKEGLRVPIELTLGVHSDAGVKADGTTVGTLSICTTQQGNPTLGTGLSRNASQVFANQLVTNAKRDIEGTFKKVWNTRGVKDANYSETRLPEVPSAIIETLSHQNFGDMRLGQDPNFKFTLARSIYKSILRYTASLHKRPYIVQPLAPDNFRIEYVSKDKVRLKWNGVNDPLEPTAKPTSYNIYMATGTSGFDNGINVNGNSYEITLEPNVLYNFRVTACNHGGESFPTEVLSAYHKEGAKQTILIVNGFHRLSSPAIIDNDTEQGFNLEADPGVSYGVTAGWNGRQSNFDRTQFGKEGPSALGFGGDELAGLFIAGNSFDYVRTHAEAIATSGKYNIVSCSSKAIENGYVKLEKYALVDLALGLEKNDGHSLYFYKALRPNMQTQIANYLNRGGRVFANGAYLATDMTSSNEQEWLARFFKVSAAGSNQNNYNATINGLGLQFDIYRTMNEQHYGAYSPDILQPSGSAFSAMTYADNTSAAVAYKGTDFRTFVMAFPFECIKNREVRNRIMRGIIAYLLN, encoded by the coding sequence ATGATGAAGAAACTTTTGACTCTCATACTGTGTACTATATTTTTTTGGAACGGATTTGCCCAAACAAATAAAACAGTATGGGGGAAATCTGAATATAAAGGAAAGCCATGGGTAGAGAATGTTTCTCGTCCAAACACTATAACAGACGGATTGAATGGCAGACATTTTTCGATTTGGTCATCGCATGGTCGTTATTACGATGCGAATAAAGGAGTCTGGAAATGGCAACGCCCTAATCTTTTCGGAACCACAGAAGACTTATACACACAAACCATTGTAATTCCCTACCTTTTCCCAATGTTGGAGAATGCAGGTGCTGTTGTTGTTTCGCCTCGTGAGCGCGATTGGCAGAAACAGGAAGTTATAGTGGATAACGACAACCCAAGAGCAAATGGTAAAGCTACTTATCAGGAAGTAAACAATAAAAAGAAATGGGGAGCTGCTATTGGTTCAGGCTTCGCATTTCATCAAGGTACATACGCAGACAGCGAAAATCCATTCGTAGCAGGCTCTGCCCGACAAATAAAATCAAGGAAACGAAACAGCAAACTCAGTCATATTTCCTATCAACCCATTATTCCCGAAGACGGAAACTATGCTGTTTATGTAAGCTACAAAACTGTTAAGAAGAGCGTAGACGACGCTGAATATATTGTTTTTCATAAAGGACAAGAAACTCGTTTCCACGTAAATCAACAAATGGGAGGCGGTACTTGGGTATATCTCGGTACGTTCGCATTCGACAAAGGTTGCAATATCTACAACCGTGTAGTACTGACCAACCGCAGCAAGCGCAGAGGTTTTGTTACCGCAGATGCTGTTCGCTTTGGTGGCGGTATGGGAAACATTGTTCGAGGAGGACAAGTCAGTGGCTTGCCCCGCATGCTTGAGGGCGCAAGATACTACACGCAATGGGCTGGTGCACCTCGCAATGTAGTCAGTAAAAGCAACGGAACCAACGATTACAACGACGATATAAACACACGTTCGCTTTATACAAACTGGCTTGCAGGCGGTTCTCCCTATATTCCTAATAAGGAAGGACTGAGGGTTCCAATAGAATTGACGTTAGGCGTGCATAGCGATGCTGGCGTGAAAGCTGACGGAACTACGGTTGGAACATTGTCTATTTGTACTACACAACAAGGAAATCCTACATTGGGGACAGGACTTTCACGCAATGCTTCTCAAGTTTTTGCCAACCAACTCGTAACAAATGCAAAGCGAGACATCGAAGGTACATTCAAGAAAGTATGGAACACGCGTGGCGTAAAAGACGCTAATTACAGCGAAACACGCTTGCCCGAAGTCCCATCGGCAATTATAGAGACACTTTCGCATCAGAATTTTGGCGATATGAGGTTAGGACAAGACCCTAATTTTAAGTTCACGCTTGCACGTTCCATTTACAAAAGCATTCTCCGCTATACGGCATCGCTTCATAAAAGACCATACATTGTTCAGCCATTAGCCCCCGACAACTTTAGAATAGAATACGTTTCAAAAGACAAGGTGCGCTTGAAGTGGAACGGAGTAAACGACCCTTTAGAGCCAACGGCAAAGCCAACATCGTACAATATATATATGGCAACAGGCACAAGCGGCTTCGACAACGGTATAAATGTTAATGGTAATTCATACGAAATAACATTAGAACCAAACGTATTGTACAACTTCAGGGTTACAGCGTGCAACCACGGAGGAGAGAGTTTCCCAACAGAAGTATTGTCGGCATACCATAAAGAAGGTGCAAAACAGACCATCTTGATAGTAAATGGTTTCCATCGCCTTTCCTCACCTGCCATTATTGACAATGATACGGAGCAAGGTTTCAACCTCGAAGCTGACCCAGGGGTAAGCTATGGCGTAACTGCGGGCTGGAATGGCAGACAAAGCAACTTCGATAGAACGCAGTTCGGCAAGGAAGGTCCTTCGGCTTTAGGCTTTGGAGGCGACGAACTTGCAGGGCTATTCATAGCAGGCAACAGCTTCGATTATGTGAGAACGCACGCCGAAGCAATTGCAACCAGTGGTAAATATAACATTGTGAGTTGTTCAAGCAAAGCAATTGAGAACGGCTATGTCAAACTTGAAAAGTATGCGCTCGTAGACTTGGCGTTGGGATTAGAGAAAAACGACGGGCACAGCCTTTACTTCTACAAGGCTCTCCGCCCTAATATGCAAACCCAAATAGCAAACTATCTAAACCGTGGTGGCAGAGTTTTTGCAAACGGTGCATACCTTGCCACCGATATGACGAGCAGCAACGAGCAGGAATGGCTTGCCAGATTCTTTAAGGTTTCAGCTGCGGGAAGCAACCAAAACAATTACAATGCGACTATCAATGGCTTAGGTTTACAATTCGATATATACAGAACTATGAACGAGCAGCACTACGGTGCTTATTCGCCCGACATACTTCAGCCTTCAGGTTCTGCATTTAGCGCAATGACGTATGCCGACAACACAAGTGCAGCAGTAGCCTATAAAGGTACCGACTTTCGCACTTTCGTTATGGCATTTCCATTCGAATGCATCAAGAACAGAGAGGTACGCAATAGGATTATGCGAGGCATCATAGCCTACTTGTTGAATTAA
- a CDS encoding YgiQ family radical SAM protein, with product MSNNRPTRRQNKATQVQNTKPSRKDSSTGEQKNKEHEVRTTTSRFMLTDFLPTTKKEVELRKWNELDVILFSADAYIDHPAFGAAVIGRTLEAAGYRVAIVPQPDWHGDFRDFKKLGRPRLYFGISAGAMDSMVNKYTANKRLRSEDAYSPDGRHDLRPEYPSIVYSKILRQLYPDVPIVLGGIEASLRRLSHYDYWKDSLRKSVLCDSGADVIIYGMGEKQIVSIAQELESGRNIKDIKEIPQIAYLCKKAEIPEGIKTDDIVLHSHEECLHNKKFQSENFRHIEEESNKKHAQRILQEVDGQYIVVNPPYPTMSTAEVDAAYDLPYTREPHPKYKGKVIPAYEMIKFSVNIHRGCFGGCAFCTISAHQGKFIASRSKESILKEVKQVIQMPDFKGYLSDLGGPSANMYGMAGKNQKACEHCKRPSCIHPGICPNLNTDHSKLLEIYRAVDALPGIKKSFIGSGVRYDLLLHDSKDEKANQSAREYTRELIKKHVSGRLKIAPEHTSDRVLQLMRKPSFKQFYQFKRIFDRINKEENLRQQIIPYFISSHPGCKEEDMAELAVITKDLDFHLEQVQDFTPTPMTVSTEAWYSGYDPYTLEPIFSAKTPHEKLAQRQFFFWYKPEERKNIERELKRIGRSDLIGKLYDNKPFHGKVNYAPKAIGSSPADDKRSRRKKPYKQNDNWNKGKKNRR from the coding sequence TTGAGTAACAATAGACCAACAAGAAGGCAAAACAAAGCGACACAAGTCCAAAACACAAAGCCTTCGCGAAAAGATTCAAGCACAGGAGAACAAAAGAACAAAGAGCACGAAGTTCGAACAACAACCTCACGCTTTATGCTCACCGACTTTCTGCCTACTACGAAGAAAGAGGTGGAGCTAAGGAAATGGAACGAATTAGACGTCATTCTGTTTTCTGCCGATGCCTATATAGACCACCCAGCCTTTGGTGCTGCCGTCATAGGGCGCACCTTGGAAGCCGCAGGCTACCGCGTTGCCATTGTTCCGCAACCTGATTGGCACGGCGATTTCCGAGATTTCAAGAAGTTAGGACGTCCACGTTTATACTTTGGCATTTCTGCCGGTGCAATGGACTCAATGGTAAACAAGTACACCGCCAACAAACGTTTACGCTCCGAAGATGCCTATTCACCCGACGGACGCCACGACCTGCGCCCCGAATACCCTTCCATAGTGTATTCTAAAATCCTTCGCCAACTTTATCCTGACGTGCCTATCGTATTGGGAGGCATCGAAGCATCGTTGCGCCGACTGAGCCATTACGACTATTGGAAAGACAGCCTTCGCAAGAGTGTGCTATGCGATTCGGGTGCCGACGTCATTATTTATGGTATGGGCGAAAAGCAAATCGTCAGCATTGCGCAAGAATTAGAGAGTGGCAGAAACATTAAGGACATAAAGGAAATACCACAAATAGCCTATCTTTGCAAGAAAGCAGAAATACCAGAAGGCATCAAGACTGACGACATTGTGCTGCACTCGCACGAAGAATGCCTGCACAACAAGAAGTTTCAGTCGGAAAACTTCAGACACATCGAAGAGGAATCGAACAAGAAACACGCTCAACGCATATTGCAAGAAGTAGACGGACAATACATCGTGGTGAATCCTCCCTACCCTACAATGAGTACGGCGGAGGTAGATGCGGCTTACGATTTGCCTTACACACGAGAGCCACACCCCAAATACAAGGGCAAGGTGATACCTGCTTACGAAATGATTAAGTTCAGTGTGAACATTCACCGAGGCTGTTTTGGTGGTTGCGCATTCTGCACAATATCAGCTCATCAAGGTAAATTCATAGCAAGCCGCTCAAAGGAGAGTATTCTGAAAGAAGTGAAACAGGTAATACAGATGCCCGATTTCAAAGGCTATCTGTCAGACTTAGGCGGGCCTTCTGCCAATATGTACGGTATGGCAGGAAAGAACCAAAAGGCTTGCGAACATTGCAAACGACCCAGTTGCATACACCCGGGAATATGTCCGAACCTGAATACAGACCATTCCAAACTGCTCGAAATTTACAGAGCAGTAGACGCGCTGCCTGGCATTAAGAAAAGTTTTATTGGCTCGGGAGTGCGCTACGACTTGCTGCTGCACGACAGCAAAGACGAGAAAGCCAATCAATCGGCACGTGAATATACACGCGAATTGATAAAAAAACACGTGAGCGGACGACTTAAAATTGCACCTGAGCACACGTCAGACCGTGTTCTGCAACTTATGCGCAAGCCTTCGTTCAAGCAGTTTTACCAATTCAAACGCATATTCGACAGGATAAACAAGGAAGAAAACCTGCGCCAGCAAATTATTCCTTACTTTATTTCGTCGCACCCTGGCTGCAAGGAAGAAGATATGGCAGAACTTGCAGTGATTACAAAAGACCTTGACTTTCACTTGGAACAAGTGCAAGACTTCACGCCAACGCCTATGACGGTTTCCACCGAAGCGTGGTATTCGGGCTACGACCCCTACACGCTTGAGCCCATATTCTCGGCAAAGACTCCTCACGAGAAGCTGGCACAGCGTCAATTCTTCTTTTGGTACAAACCCGAAGAGCGGAAAAACATTGAACGCGAACTGAAACGGATAGGCAGAAGCGACCTTATAGGAAAACTATACGACAACAAACCTTTCCACGGAAAGGTGAACTACGCCCCTAAAGCCATAGGAAGCAGCCCTGCCGACGACAAGAGAAGTCGCCGAAAAAAGCCGTACAAGCAAAACGATAATTGGAACAAGGGGAAGAAGAACAGAAGATAA
- a CDS encoding HAD family hydrolase, which yields MKEFETYVFDLDGTLLETLKDLAASTNYALRTHNMPEHSIEDVRMFVGNGVKKLMERAIPNGIENPQFEDVYATFRQHYLEHNLDTTKPYEGIPELLAELKARGKKLAIVSNKFYAATQELARHFFPDTIEVAIGDRENIKKKPAPDTVIEALRQLGASKETAVYIGDSDVDIMTAKNCDMPCASVLWGFRDKKFLTEHGATFFVEKPSQLLPD from the coding sequence ATGAAAGAATTTGAAACGTATGTTTTCGACTTGGACGGTACACTCCTCGAAACATTGAAAGACTTAGCTGCAAGTACCAACTACGCTTTACGAACACACAATATGCCCGAACATTCGATAGAAGATGTTAGAATGTTTGTGGGCAACGGCGTAAAAAAACTAATGGAAAGGGCAATTCCAAACGGCATCGAAAATCCACAGTTCGAAGACGTTTACGCTACATTCCGCCAACATTATCTGGAACACAACCTCGACACCACCAAACCATACGAGGGTATTCCCGAACTACTTGCCGAACTGAAGGCACGTGGAAAGAAACTCGCCATTGTGAGCAACAAGTTTTATGCTGCCACACAAGAACTTGCCCGACACTTCTTTCCCGACACCATCGAAGTGGCTATTGGCGATCGAGAAAATATAAAGAAGAAGCCAGCACCCGACACCGTGATAGAAGCCTTGCGCCAATTAGGAGCATCGAAAGAAACAGCGGTGTATATTGGCGACAGCGATGTAGACATTATGACTGCCAAAAACTGCGATATGCCTTGCGCCAGCGTGCTATGGGGATTTCGCGACAAGAAGTTCCTAACCGAGCATGGTGCTACTTTCTTCGTTGAAAAGCCGTCCCAACTACTTCCCGATTGA
- a CDS encoding replication-associated recombination protein A: protein MEPLAERMRPHTLDEYVGQSHLVGKGAVLRNMIDSGRISSFILWGPPGVGKTTLAQIIANKLETPFYTLSAIASGVKDVRNVIEKAKNGRFFNSPSPILFIDEIHRFSKSQQDSLLGAVEKGIVTLIGATTENPSFEVIRPLLSRCQVYVLKSLDKDELLKLLTHAITNDVYLKERNIQLKETEALLRYSGGDARKLLNILELTIEASEKGDEVVITNESVVACLQQNPLAYDKDGEMHYDIVSAFIKSIRGSDPDAALYWLARMIEGGEDPQFIARRLIISASEDVGLANPNALLLANAAFDTVTKIGWPEARIALAEATVYLAVSPKSNSAYLGIDAALAEVRASGNQPVPLPLRNAPTKLMSSLGYNDGYKYPHDFPGHFIEQQYMPDSLTDKRFWHAQHSPQEDKHYQWMVQCWGDRYKK from the coding sequence ATGGAACCATTAGCAGAAAGAATGCGCCCCCATACGCTCGACGAGTACGTCGGACAGAGCCATTTGGTGGGTAAAGGTGCCGTCTTGAGAAATATGATAGACTCAGGGCGCATTTCTTCGTTCATTCTGTGGGGACCTCCGGGAGTGGGCAAAACAACATTGGCGCAGATTATTGCCAACAAGCTCGAAACCCCATTCTACACTCTATCCGCCATAGCAAGCGGCGTGAAAGATGTGCGTAACGTGATAGAGAAAGCCAAGAACGGCAGATTTTTCAACTCGCCCTCCCCTATCTTGTTCATCGACGAGATACACCGCTTTTCCAAATCGCAACAAGATTCGCTGCTCGGAGCTGTCGAAAAAGGAATCGTTACACTCATTGGCGCAACTACCGAGAACCCCTCTTTTGAGGTCATCAGACCATTACTGTCAAGGTGTCAGGTATATGTGCTCAAGAGTTTGGATAAAGACGAGCTGCTAAAACTGCTCACCCACGCCATTACGAACGATGTATATTTAAAGGAAAGGAATATCCAGCTGAAGGAAACCGAAGCACTGTTGCGATACAGTGGCGGCGATGCAAGAAAGCTGTTGAACATTCTTGAACTTACGATAGAAGCATCGGAAAAAGGCGACGAAGTAGTTATCACAAACGAAAGCGTTGTAGCGTGCTTGCAGCAGAACCCCTTGGCATACGATAAAGACGGCGAAATGCACTACGACATCGTCTCCGCATTTATCAAATCGATTCGTGGAAGCGACCCCGATGCTGCACTCTATTGGCTGGCAAGAATGATAGAAGGAGGCGAAGACCCACAGTTCATCGCCCGCAGACTGATCATCAGCGCATCGGAAGATGTTGGATTGGCAAACCCCAACGCACTGCTTTTGGCAAATGCAGCCTTCGATACCGTAACGAAAATAGGTTGGCCAGAAGCCCGAATAGCCTTGGCAGAAGCAACGGTGTATCTTGCTGTGTCGCCAAAAAGCAATTCTGCCTATCTTGGAATAGACGCTGCATTGGCAGAAGTGCGCGCCAGTGGCAACCAACCCGTTCCGCTCCCGCTTCGCAATGCGCCAACAAAGCTAATGTCGTCGTTGGGATATAACGACGGATACAAGTATCCGCACGACTTTCCAGGACATTTTATTGAACAACAATATATGCCCGATTCGCTTACCGACAAGCGTTTTTGGCATGCACAACACTCTCCGCAAGAAGACAAACACTATCAATGGATGGTGCAATGTTGGGGAGACAGATATAAAAAATGA
- a CDS encoding D-2-hydroxyacid dehydrogenase: protein MKIVDLDGYAANPGDISWDGVKELGEFVFYDYSEEHQIIERAKDAEIVLVNKINMTREIIEQLPKLKYIGELATGYNNIDLQAAKDHGVIVTNIPAYSTDSVTQFVFAHLLNVATHADHYACQTREGVWSAKKSFCYWDEPLFELAGKTLGIVGLGNIGAKVAWVGHMLGMDISAYTSKNSSDLPEWIRKTTLEGLYHTADIITLHCPLTKENTHMINKDVLAQMRPGTILINTGRGALIDEEAVASALKKKHLKAYCADVMEQEPPHKDNPLLKLPNAYITPHIAWATLEARQRLMDICVENIKAFIEGNPQNVVNK, encoded by the coding sequence ATGAAAATTGTAGATTTAGATGGTTATGCAGCCAACCCTGGTGATATATCATGGGACGGCGTAAAGGAATTAGGAGAGTTTGTATTCTACGACTACTCTGAAGAACATCAAATTATAGAAAGAGCTAAAGATGCTGAAATCGTTCTTGTCAATAAAATCAACATGACAAGAGAGATTATAGAGCAGCTACCCAAGCTAAAATATATCGGCGAATTGGCTACTGGCTACAACAACATCGACTTGCAGGCAGCTAAAGACCACGGTGTCATTGTAACAAACATTCCTGCTTACAGCACCGACAGCGTTACACAGTTTGTTTTCGCACACTTGCTGAATGTTGCAACCCACGCTGACCACTACGCTTGTCAAACACGCGAAGGTGTTTGGAGTGCCAAGAAGTCGTTCTGCTATTGGGACGAACCCCTCTTCGAACTTGCAGGAAAGACGCTGGGTATAGTCGGATTGGGCAACATTGGTGCAAAGGTTGCATGGGTCGGACACATGTTAGGGATGGACATTTCAGCCTATACGAGCAAAAACAGCAGCGACCTACCCGAGTGGATTCGCAAGACCACACTGGAAGGACTCTATCATACCGCCGACATTATTACGCTCCATTGCCCGCTGACAAAGGAGAATACACACATGATTAACAAAGATGTATTGGCACAAATGCGTCCGGGAACCATATTGATAAATACAGGACGTGGCGCACTTATCGACGAAGAAGCCGTAGCTTCTGCACTGAAGAAGAAGCATCTTAAAGCATATTGTGCCGATGTTATGGAGCAAGAACCTCCACACAAAGACAATCCGCTGCTGAAATTGCCAAACGCTTACATCACACCGCACATTGCGTGGGCTACATTGGAAGCACGACAGCGATTGATGGATATTTGTGTTGAAAACATCAAGGCATTTATTGAGGGCAATCCTCAAAATGTCGTAAACAAATAA
- a CDS encoding trimeric intracellular cation channel family protein codes for MTFTDPKFAETLLELIEGLGTLAFAISGIRHAAEKHFDWFGGYVCGIAVAIGGGTIRDTMLGVRPFWTTDIRYLLVTTVALFLTVILRKRMKKLNNAWFVFDTLGLAFFTIAGMQKTLSFGHPFWVAIIMGCITGVAGGVIRDVLLNNVPVIFRKEIYAIATVAGGLLYWAMLALNCSMTFTVIATFFLIVLIRFVAVYYHIQLPTLHDES; via the coding sequence ATGACATTTACAGACCCTAAGTTCGCTGAAACACTTTTAGAACTCATAGAAGGCTTGGGAACACTTGCCTTCGCCATTTCAGGTATAAGGCATGCCGCAGAAAAACATTTCGACTGGTTTGGTGGATATGTATGCGGCATTGCCGTAGCCATAGGTGGCGGAACCATTCGCGACACTATGTTAGGTGTCAGACCTTTCTGGACAACCGACATTCGCTATTTGTTGGTTACCACAGTTGCCCTGTTCCTCACAGTAATACTTCGGAAACGTATGAAGAAACTGAACAATGCTTGGTTTGTCTTCGACACCTTAGGCTTGGCATTCTTCACCATTGCAGGTATGCAAAAGACTTTGTCGTTTGGGCACCCATTTTGGGTTGCCATCATTATGGGTTGTATTACCGGAGTTGCTGGTGGCGTAATTCGCGACGTATTATTAAACAATGTGCCTGTTATCTTTCGCAAAGAGATATACGCTATTGCGACTGTTGCTGGTGGTTTGCTTTATTGGGCAATGTTGGCATTGAATTGCAGTATGACTTTTACAGTTATTGCAACTTTCTTCCTTATTGTCTTAATTCGCTTTGTTGCTGTATATTACCACATTCAACTGCCCACTTTGCACGACGAAAGCTAA
- a CDS encoding tryptophanase has translation MEIPFAESWKIKMIEPIKKSTREEREQWLKEAHYNVFQLKAEQVYIDLLTDSGTGSMSDRQWAAMMLGDESYAGATSFYKFEETVQKILGMKYIIPTHQGRAAENVLFSYLVKEGNVIPGNAHFDTTKGHIESRKAHAIDVTTDDAKDTQKEVPFKGNVCLKKLEKVLQENKGNVPFMVLTVTNNTVGGQPVSMKNIKETCALCHQYGIPVVMDSARFAENAYFIKVREEGYADKSIKEIVREMYAEADAATMSAKKDGVVNMGGFIATNNKEWFEGAKMFCIPMEGYVTYGGMSGRDLNALAQGLDENTEFDMLQTRIHQVEYLAKKLDEYGIPYQRPAGGHAIFVDASKVLTHVPKEEFPAQTLTCELYLEAGIRGVEVGYMLADRDPETGENRFGGLDLLRLAIPRRVYTDNHMNVIAAALKNVFDRRESVTRGVAIEWEAPLMRHFTVQLKRLG, from the coding sequence ATGGAAATACCATTTGCAGAGTCTTGGAAAATCAAGATGATTGAACCAATCAAGAAAAGTACACGTGAAGAAAGAGAACAGTGGCTCAAGGAGGCACACTACAACGTTTTCCAACTCAAGGCAGAACAAGTTTACATCGACCTGCTCACCGATAGTGGAACTGGCTCAATGTCTGACCGTCAGTGGGCAGCAATGATGCTGGGCGACGAGAGCTATGCTGGTGCTACATCGTTCTATAAGTTCGAGGAGACAGTACAGAAGATTCTCGGAATGAAGTATATTATTCCGACCCATCAAGGACGTGCTGCCGAAAACGTGCTCTTCTCTTATCTCGTTAAAGAAGGTAACGTTATTCCTGGAAATGCGCACTTCGATACTACCAAGGGACACATCGAAAGCCGTAAGGCGCACGCCATTGACGTAACGACCGACGACGCGAAGGACACCCAAAAGGAAGTTCCTTTCAAGGGTAACGTTTGCTTGAAGAAACTCGAGAAGGTGCTGCAAGAGAACAAAGGAAACGTGCCTTTCATGGTACTCACCGTTACCAACAACACCGTGGGTGGTCAGCCAGTTAGTATGAAGAATATCAAGGAAACCTGCGCACTCTGCCATCAATATGGCATACCAGTCGTTATGGACTCTGCACGCTTTGCCGAGAACGCTTATTTTATTAAGGTACGCGAGGAAGGTTACGCTGACAAGAGCATCAAGGAAATTGTTCGCGAGATGTATGCTGAGGCTGATGCAGCCACAATGTCTGCAAAGAAAGACGGTGTAGTGAATATGGGAGGATTCATTGCTACCAACAATAAAGAGTGGTTTGAGGGTGCAAAGATGTTCTGTATTCCAATGGAAGGCTACGTAACCTACGGCGGAATGAGCGGACGCGACCTCAATGCGCTTGCACAGGGATTGGACGAGAATACCGAATTTGATATGCTCCAGACCCGAATCCATCAGGTAGAATATCTTGCAAAGAAGCTTGACGAATACGGAATCCCTTATCAGCGTCCTGCTGGTGGCCATGCTATCTTCGTAGATGCAAGCAAGGTGCTCACTCATGTACCAAAAGAGGAGTTCCCTGCACAGACTTTGACTTGTGAACTTTATCTCGAAGCAGGTATTCGTGGTGTAGAAGTGGGCTATATGCTTGCCGACCGCGACCCAGAAACAGGCGAGAACCGCTTCGGAGGACTCGACCTTCTGCGCTTGGCTATCCCTCGTCGCGTATATACCGATAACCACATGAACGTGATAGCAGCTGCCTTGAAGAATGTCTTCGACCGTCGTGAGAGCGTTACACGTGGTGTTGCCATTGAGTGGGAAGCTCCGCTGATGCGCCACTTCACCGTTCAGTTGAAGCGACTCGGATAA